In a single window of the Blastopirellula marina genome:
- a CDS encoding ECF-type sigma factor — MCAKLFDSISRTSYTSPSPAEVKAAEAELEAWIQERQLAQHESSHVIWGRYVRRLRVKARAYLISQSMGGRDQDNLAFRTANAMFDATEKQELDPGERSSDLWKILLARAAREIQQSEQSETVQLSLTEVLGEAPSAQLCIRFAQELEQTIRLSLDDRLRNVLFLRLEGCVSREIAQRLGQQEDEVEPQLAEIRQRLATARDARM, encoded by the coding sequence ATGTGCGCAAAACTTTTCGATTCGATATCGCGAACCTCGTACACTTCGCCTTCACCGGCGGAGGTTAAGGCAGCCGAAGCGGAACTCGAGGCTTGGATCCAAGAGCGCCAGCTCGCACAACACGAATCGTCCCATGTTATTTGGGGACGGTATGTTCGTCGGCTCCGTGTAAAAGCACGGGCCTATTTGATTAGTCAAAGCATGGGGGGACGTGACCAAGATAATCTCGCCTTTCGAACCGCCAATGCAATGTTCGATGCCACCGAGAAGCAGGAACTCGATCCGGGTGAACGATCGAGCGACTTGTGGAAGATTCTCCTCGCTAGGGCAGCACGCGAGATTCAGCAGAGCGAGCAGTCGGAAACCGTTCAACTTTCCCTAACCGAAGTTCTCGGCGAAGCCCCATCGGCTCAACTTTGCATTCGTTTCGCCCAAGAATTGGAGCAAACAATTCGCTTGAGCTTGGACGATCGTCTGCGAAATGTCTTGTTTCTACGTCTCGAAGGCTGCGTCAGCCGCGAGATTGCTCAGCGTCTGGGCCAGCAAGAAGACGAGGTCGAACCGCAACTGGCAGAAATTCGCCAGCGATTAGCCACAGCGCGAGACGCGCGAATGTGA
- a CDS encoding DUF1501 domain-containing protein, which translates to MPSRSITSRRDFLVQAGAGAGMLAMASLDSVQAGSTTHFRPRAKRVIWLFMHGGPSHVDLFDPKPTLTKYAGQPLPDSFGNVMTRRNVKKNPLLAPLRPFKPRGESGLEISDFLPHTAEHADDLCVIRSMHGDSVNHPQSVYQMNTGSILMGNPSVGSWVAYGLGSLNDNMPAFVVLPDPGGGLKGGPPAWGSGYLSAAYQGVTMRSGSSPILNLKPQPGVTIAQQKRDLALIDQLNQRHLEIRDGDDQLSARIRAYEMAFRMQTEAPELVDLKDETPHTLSMYGIDQKETREFGQRCLLARRMIERDVRFVQLYSGDTNGWDAHADVNQNHSEYCQKTDKPIAGLLKDLKQRGLLDDTLVIWGGEFGRMPMSEQGKGRDHNPWGYSVWLAGAGIQGGRAYGSTDEIGLRAATDKVHVHDFHATLLHLLGLDHYQLTYYHNGLDKRLTGPDEANVVHDLIG; encoded by the coding sequence ATGCCCAGTCGAAGCATCACTTCACGACGCGATTTCCTGGTTCAAGCTGGGGCGGGTGCCGGAATGCTTGCGATGGCTTCGCTAGATTCTGTTCAAGCTGGCAGTACCACGCACTTCAGGCCTCGTGCTAAACGGGTGATCTGGCTGTTCATGCACGGCGGGCCAAGTCACGTTGACTTGTTCGACCCCAAGCCGACGCTCACAAAGTACGCGGGACAGCCACTGCCGGATAGTTTCGGCAACGTCATGACGCGCCGCAATGTGAAGAAGAATCCGCTTTTGGCTCCCCTTCGCCCGTTTAAGCCCCGCGGCGAGTCTGGTCTCGAGATCAGCGACTTCCTTCCTCACACGGCCGAACATGCCGACGACTTGTGCGTTATTCGTTCGATGCACGGAGATAGCGTCAATCATCCGCAGTCCGTTTATCAGATGAATACCGGCAGCATCCTGATGGGCAACCCCAGTGTGGGAAGCTGGGTCGCTTATGGGCTGGGGTCGCTAAACGACAACATGCCTGCGTTTGTCGTTCTTCCTGATCCTGGTGGTGGCTTGAAGGGAGGTCCGCCAGCTTGGGGCAGTGGTTACCTTTCCGCTGCTTACCAAGGGGTGACGATGCGATCGGGCAGTTCGCCAATCCTCAACCTGAAACCCCAACCCGGCGTGACCATCGCGCAGCAGAAGCGCGATCTGGCTTTGATCGATCAATTGAATCAACGTCACCTCGAAATACGCGACGGCGACGACCAACTTTCTGCCAGGATTCGGGCCTACGAAATGGCGTTCCGAATGCAGACCGAAGCGCCGGAGCTAGTGGACTTGAAGGATGAGACACCCCACACGCTTTCGATGTACGGCATCGATCAAAAGGAAACGCGCGAATTCGGACAGCGCTGCTTGCTGGCGCGGCGGATGATTGAACGCGATGTCCGCTTCGTGCAGCTTTACTCCGGCGATACCAACGGCTGGGATGCCCATGCCGACGTAAATCAAAATCATTCGGAATACTGCCAGAAGACCGACAAGCCAATCGCTGGCCTCCTCAAAGATTTGAAACAACGCGGTCTACTCGACGATACCTTGGTGATTTGGGGTGGTGAGTTTGGCCGCATGCCGATGAGCGAGCAAGGTAAAGGACGGGATCATAATCCTTGGGGCTATAGCGTTTGGCTGGCAGGTGCCGGCATCCAAGGTGGCCGAGCTTACGGTTCGACCGACGAAATCGGTCTGCGTGCGGCAACTGACAAAGTTCATGTCCATGATTTTCATGCCACCCTTCTCCACTTACTCGGGCTCGATCATTATCAATTGACCTACTACCACAATGGACTCGACAAACGGCTGACCGGGCCAGACGAGGCCAACGTCGTTCACGATTTAATCGGATGA
- a CDS encoding DUF1549 and DUF1553 domain-containing protein has product MNFVSWVISRVLPTLLIILLGIVPLASVLAEEEHSSTYEEPAISDSDRAHWAYRPLVPVAVPDSKWGNNEIDAFIADRLSRDGLLPQSSASRVTLIRRLSFNLTGLPPAPAEIDAFVNDPSDSAYEALVERLLASPHYGQRWAQHWLDLARFAETDGFEHDKLRANAWQYRDWVIEALNDDMPYDEFVRQQIAGDEIYPGEESARIATGFCTSGPDMPDINLLDERRHTVLNEMTSTVGEVFLGLQIGCAQCHDHKYDAISQADFYRLRAIFEPSLQLKKNFSLTTLQEQLPYERTSHLMIRGDFRREGLDLSPGVLRVASSEDFSFEPEATSNTAGIRTALAEWMVDPNNPLTARVMVNRVWQHHFGRGLVKSPSDFGVMGAAPTNQALLDWLAKSFIEQGWSLKTLHRQIVMSATYRQQSFLPADASETERSNWESALQQDPNARLLSRFPRQRLEGEAVRDALLSASGTLNLKQGGPGIRPPLPQELVGTLLKNQWNVTEDTAEHSRRSIYVFARRNLIFPTFAALDRPSANVSCPSRNQSTTAPQSLQLLNSRFSLDMATKMADHIREVAKDQDAQIELAFLRTLGRAPTSDELDQVREFWQAHANDANLSDPLTHLGLALFNANEFLYVD; this is encoded by the coding sequence ATGAATTTTGTGAGTTGGGTGATTTCTCGAGTTCTTCCCACGCTGCTGATAATTCTGCTGGGCATTGTGCCCCTGGCCTCCGTTTTGGCAGAAGAAGAACATAGTTCGACTTACGAAGAACCAGCCATTTCAGATTCGGATCGCGCGCACTGGGCCTACCGGCCGCTGGTGCCGGTTGCGGTACCAGATTCGAAATGGGGCAACAATGAGATCGATGCGTTTATCGCGGATCGGCTTTCACGTGACGGCCTCTTGCCCCAATCGTCGGCATCGCGAGTTACCCTGATCCGCCGCTTGAGTTTCAACTTGACGGGCTTACCGCCAGCCCCCGCAGAGATTGATGCGTTCGTAAACGATCCGAGTGATTCCGCGTATGAAGCGTTAGTCGAACGGTTGCTGGCCTCGCCCCACTATGGACAGCGCTGGGCGCAACATTGGCTCGACCTGGCGCGGTTCGCCGAAACAGACGGCTTCGAGCATGACAAACTGCGGGCCAATGCTTGGCAGTATCGCGATTGGGTAATCGAAGCTTTGAACGACGATATGCCATACGATGAATTTGTCCGCCAGCAAATTGCCGGGGACGAAATCTACCCTGGTGAAGAGTCGGCCCGTATCGCTACCGGTTTCTGCACCTCAGGCCCCGATATGCCTGATATCAACCTGTTGGACGAACGACGCCATACGGTTCTCAATGAAATGACGTCGACTGTGGGTGAGGTATTCCTCGGCCTGCAGATTGGATGTGCCCAGTGCCACGATCACAAGTACGACGCGATTAGCCAAGCCGATTTTTATCGCCTGCGAGCGATCTTCGAGCCTTCGCTGCAATTAAAGAAAAACTTTTCCCTGACCACCTTGCAGGAGCAACTTCCCTACGAGCGAACAAGTCACTTGATGATCCGTGGCGACTTCCGCCGCGAGGGGCTCGATCTATCCCCGGGAGTCTTGCGCGTCGCTTCGTCTGAGGATTTTTCGTTTGAACCGGAAGCAACTTCTAACACAGCCGGCATTCGAACTGCTTTAGCAGAGTGGATGGTTGATCCGAACAATCCCTTGACGGCGCGGGTAATGGTGAACCGTGTCTGGCAACACCATTTCGGTCGCGGTCTGGTGAAGTCGCCCAGTGACTTCGGTGTCATGGGGGCGGCGCCGACCAACCAGGCCCTGCTCGACTGGCTGGCCAAATCGTTCATCGAGCAAGGATGGAGCCTCAAGACACTTCATCGCCAAATCGTGATGTCAGCGACCTATCGTCAGCAAAGCTTCCTGCCCGCAGATGCGAGCGAAACGGAGCGATCGAATTGGGAATCGGCGTTGCAGCAAGATCCGAATGCACGTCTTCTCTCGCGATTTCCCAGGCAGCGTCTCGAAGGAGAAGCGGTTCGGGACGCCCTGCTGTCGGCGAGCGGCACTCTGAACCTCAAACAGGGTGGCCCCGGGATTCGCCCACCGCTTCCACAGGAACTGGTCGGCACGCTGCTGAAGAATCAATGGAATGTCACCGAAGACACGGCTGAACATTCGCGGCGCAGTATTTATGTGTTTGCCCGACGAAATCTGATCTTCCCGACATTTGCGGCCCTGGATCGCCCCAGCGCGAATGTCAGTTGCCCATCCCGAAATCAGTCGACCACCGCACCGCAGTCGCTTCAGTTGTTGAACTCGCGATTCTCGCTCGATATGGCGACGAAAATGGCGGATCACATTCGGGAAGTAGCGAAAGACCAAGACGCCCAGATCGAACTGGCATTTCTTCGCACACTTGGCCGTGCACCGACGTCCGACGAACTCGATCAGGTTCGCGAATTTTGGCAAGCACATGCCAACGACGCGAATCTATCCGATCCACTCACCCATTTGGGCTTGGCGCTCTTCAACGCCAACGAGTTCCTTTACGTTGACTAG
- a CDS encoding MGH1-like glycoside hydrolase domain-containing protein — protein sequence MPEAEWDRLTAESRQETGANWKRWGPYLAERQWGTVRESTAEGDPWLHFTHEEAIWRTYRWGEDGLLGICDRQCRLCFGLALWNEQDPILKERLFGLTGPEGNHGEDVKEAYYYLDSTPTHSYLKALYKYPQARFPYEQLRSENAARTRHDPEFELTDTGVFDEKRYFDVQAEYAKASPEDILIRITIFNRGPEDAPIHILPTWWYRNTWAWGPTMEKPDKKPSLSQVDDETTVAMHETLGKYQITVDKGPDGKLPQWMFTDNETNTWRFEDPSSRRPSCKDAFHLAVVEKVSGVTNPSQSGTKSAAHYQCVVPAGESIELRFRMSSKEELPVETFGASFQDVFEQRIDEADQYANSLVAPGLSTEEQMILRQADAGLLWTKQFYHYVIPRWLENNGTSGKKEGEPQPGEAGTRNRDWGHLYNRNIISMPDKWEYPWYAAWDSAFHLIPFSKIDPHFAKDQAILFLREWYMHPNGQLPAYEWNFSDVNPPVHAWACWRVYQMTAANGNRDRVFLERVFQKLLLNFTWWVNRKDIRGKHVFSGGFLGLDNIGVFDRSKPLPTGGHLEQADGTAWMAFFCSSMLSIAFELADGNPAYEDMASKFFEHYVSIAEAMNSLDGTGLWDETDGFYYDHLHLNGQSIPLRIRSIVGLIPLLTVDVLFDRTIAKLPAFRKRMDWFLKFRPELTNFMTYMEGDADGEDAGNRLLSIPTRDRLLRLLRYLLDEDEFLSDYGIRSLSKYHEEHPFEYELNGERLCVKYLPAESDSGLFGGNSNWRGPIWFPLNYLIIEALERYHLFYGKSLRVECPTRSGKYMDLQQVADEIRKRLSKLFLTKAEGGRPSYCRSDVLLNDPNWSDLVLFYEYFDAETGKGLGASHQTGWTALISPILDSLATRRNGNSPGHNQPDASPTPASSG from the coding sequence ATGCCAGAAGCGGAATGGGATCGGTTAACAGCGGAGTCTCGTCAGGAAACTGGGGCAAACTGGAAACGCTGGGGGCCTTATCTGGCAGAGCGCCAATGGGGAACCGTGCGAGAAAGTACCGCCGAGGGTGATCCGTGGCTTCATTTCACCCATGAAGAGGCCATCTGGCGAACCTACCGCTGGGGCGAAGACGGTCTGCTGGGTATTTGCGACCGCCAGTGCCGGTTGTGCTTCGGTTTGGCGCTTTGGAACGAGCAAGATCCCATCCTCAAAGAACGTCTCTTCGGGCTCACAGGACCGGAAGGCAACCATGGGGAAGACGTTAAAGAGGCGTATTACTATCTTGATTCAACCCCCACGCACTCGTACCTGAAAGCGCTGTACAAGTATCCTCAGGCCCGCTTCCCCTACGAGCAGCTGCGTAGCGAAAACGCCGCGCGAACGCGCCATGATCCGGAATTTGAACTCACGGATACCGGCGTTTTCGATGAAAAGCGGTACTTCGATGTCCAAGCCGAATACGCCAAGGCGTCACCGGAAGACATTCTGATCCGTATCACGATCTTCAACCGCGGTCCCGAAGACGCTCCGATTCATATCCTACCTACTTGGTGGTATCGCAATACATGGGCCTGGGGGCCGACCATGGAGAAGCCGGACAAGAAGCCGTCGCTCAGCCAGGTCGACGACGAAACGACGGTAGCCATGCACGAAACGCTCGGCAAGTATCAGATCACCGTCGACAAGGGTCCCGATGGCAAGTTGCCTCAGTGGATGTTCACTGACAACGAAACCAACACGTGGCGATTTGAAGACCCCAGCAGCCGACGTCCATCGTGCAAAGACGCCTTCCACTTAGCCGTTGTTGAGAAGGTCTCAGGTGTCACCAATCCAAGCCAATCTGGAACCAAGTCGGCAGCGCATTATCAATGTGTCGTGCCGGCAGGCGAATCGATCGAACTTCGCTTCCGCATGTCGTCGAAAGAGGAGCTTCCGGTTGAGACGTTCGGTGCCTCTTTCCAAGATGTGTTCGAACAGCGGATCGACGAAGCCGATCAGTATGCCAATTCACTTGTCGCACCAGGGTTGTCGACCGAAGAGCAGATGATCCTGCGCCAAGCCGATGCGGGGCTACTTTGGACTAAGCAGTTCTATCATTACGTGATTCCGCGCTGGCTCGAGAATAACGGTACTTCTGGCAAGAAAGAAGGCGAGCCACAGCCAGGCGAAGCGGGAACGCGTAATCGCGACTGGGGACATCTCTACAATCGCAACATCATTTCGATGCCTGATAAGTGGGAGTACCCCTGGTACGCAGCGTGGGATTCGGCATTCCATTTGATCCCGTTTTCTAAGATCGACCCACACTTCGCCAAAGATCAGGCCATTCTCTTCTTAAGAGAATGGTACATGCATCCCAATGGCCAGTTGCCAGCCTACGAGTGGAACTTCAGTGATGTGAACCCACCGGTACATGCGTGGGCTTGCTGGCGCGTTTACCAGATGACCGCCGCCAACGGGAACCGTGATCGCGTCTTTCTCGAGCGGGTCTTCCAGAAGCTGTTGTTGAACTTCACCTGGTGGGTCAACCGCAAGGATATTCGAGGCAAACACGTCTTCAGTGGTGGCTTCCTTGGCCTCGACAATATCGGGGTTTTCGATCGCTCGAAGCCACTGCCAACCGGCGGGCACTTAGAGCAAGCTGACGGAACCGCTTGGATGGCGTTCTTCTGTTCCAGTATGCTTTCGATCGCCTTCGAGTTAGCCGATGGCAACCCTGCCTACGAAGACATGGCCTCAAAGTTCTTCGAACACTACGTCTCCATCGCCGAAGCGATGAATTCGCTGGATGGGACCGGTTTGTGGGACGAAACCGACGGTTTCTATTACGACCATCTGCACCTCAATGGGCAAAGTATTCCATTGCGGATTCGTTCAATTGTAGGCCTGATCCCGCTGCTTACCGTCGATGTGCTGTTCGATCGTACGATCGCGAAGCTTCCGGCGTTCCGCAAACGCATGGATTGGTTCCTCAAGTTCCGCCCTGAGTTGACCAACTTCATGACCTACATGGAGGGGGATGCTGACGGCGAAGATGCTGGTAACCGGCTGTTGTCGATTCCGACACGTGATCGATTGTTGCGGTTACTGCGCTACTTATTGGACGAAGACGAATTCTTATCGGATTACGGGATTCGTTCGCTCTCGAAGTATCACGAAGAGCATCCATTCGAGTACGAACTCAACGGCGAACGCTTGTGCGTGAAGTATCTACCGGCCGAGTCGGACAGCGGCTTGTTCGGGGGCAACTCGAACTGGCGCGGCCCGATCTGGTTCCCCTTGAATTACCTGATCATCGAGGCCCTCGAACGCTACCACTTGTTCTACGGCAAGTCGCTGCGTGTCGAATGCCCGACCCGCTCTGGCAAGTACATGGACCTTCAGCAAGTGGCGGACGAGATTCGGAAACGCTTGTCGAAGTTGTTCTTGACCAAGGCCGAGGGTGGTCGCCCCAGTTACTGCCGCTCGGATGTGCTTTTGAACGACCCGAATTGGTCTGACTTGGTCTTGTTCTACGAGTATTTCGATGCCGAAACCGGCAAGGGACTCGGAGCAAGCCACCAAACAGGCTGGACCGCGTTGATCTCGCCGATTCTTGATTCCCTGGCGACGCGTCGCAATGGGAACTCGCCGGGGCACAATCAGCCGGACGCCAGCCCAACACCCGCTTCGTCGGGCTAA
- a CDS encoding response regulator, with amino-acid sequence MPQSIRILLIEDTLEDADLVRHYLTETEEAFTVEHAETLSDGLEKLRATSADVVLLDLDLPDSEGLGTIMAIHADFPLLPLVVLTSVSSRELAANVIQEGAQDCLPKANIDADSLNRSVRYAIERTHRQRVESTLENSEARYRGLVNSLPVCVLQKDMDGRFIFANQAYSDFTGHNVDDILGKTDFDLSPNDVAQKFRDDDHRVVKSGKLFRTVEVNTTDGKTAWVEVIKSPIRDAHGNIVGTQAIFWDVTERQMAVEALTRAKEAAEDASRAKSEFLANMSHEIRTPLNAVIGMAELLLDTKLTSTQRDYLKMILESGESLLSVINDILDFSKIEAGKLDLIAKPFDIRETVGDMMKPLGVRAGTNHLELTCHFDSAVPAVVEGDAHRLRQIVVNLVGNAIKFTEVGEIDFDVSVDSITPDNEAILHFQVRDTGIGIPEGKLQKIFEAFEQADSGSTRQYGGTGLGLAICARLVDLMDGHIWVESTLGQGSTFHFTGRFPIKESNLSARPEGTNRVQGTRVLIVDDNATNRIILDEIVRSWGMRPLLAADADEGLMLMQEAQAAGDPFTLLLTDFEMPGKNGLELIQAIRDIPDLRDTLITVLSSSERPTTRSQCDALDVSGFLMKPVKQSELFDAIVVALGVEIPEHEAHDRHLEDHEKIRPLKILLAEDNLANQRLAIALLQKWGHSVTLAVNGKEGVETWRNGAFDLVIMDVQMPEMDGLEATRRIRNLERIRGGHIPIVAMTAHALTGDREKCLEAGMDGYTSKPLRIHELYDTIAGFFGEKPPAPAEAQESIISEDGRVDWTHALQSCDGDTDLLKDLLQIFLDETPLLLNRLDETIAIEDCDATYRTAHTITGSLRILGPTPANEVVRKLEQAATSGTLDEAPALLSELRQRLKVLSENAADIITGKQFLP; translated from the coding sequence ATGCCCCAGTCGATTCGCATCCTGCTGATTGAAGACACGCTGGAAGATGCTGACTTGGTTCGTCATTATTTGACCGAAACCGAAGAGGCCTTCACGGTCGAACATGCCGAGACTCTGTCGGACGGACTAGAGAAGCTGCGTGCCACTTCGGCAGACGTTGTGCTGCTTGATCTGGATCTCCCCGATAGCGAGGGGCTAGGCACGATCATGGCAATCCACGCCGACTTTCCCCTTCTTCCGCTGGTTGTGCTCACAAGTGTTTCCAGTCGCGAGCTCGCTGCGAATGTGATTCAAGAAGGAGCCCAGGATTGCCTTCCGAAGGCTAATATCGATGCCGATTCGCTGAATCGCAGCGTCCGTTATGCCATCGAACGAACGCATCGACAGCGTGTCGAATCGACTCTCGAAAACTCGGAAGCTCGATACCGCGGCTTGGTAAACTCATTGCCCGTTTGCGTCCTTCAGAAAGATATGGACGGACGCTTCATCTTCGCTAATCAAGCGTATAGCGATTTCACTGGGCACAACGTCGACGACATTCTCGGCAAGACCGACTTCGATCTTTCCCCGAACGATGTCGCCCAGAAGTTTCGGGACGACGACCATCGTGTGGTCAAGTCCGGCAAGCTTTTTCGCACCGTCGAAGTCAACACGACTGACGGCAAGACCGCGTGGGTCGAAGTGATCAAATCGCCCATCCGGGATGCCCATGGCAACATCGTTGGCACCCAAGCAATTTTCTGGGACGTGACCGAGCGTCAGATGGCCGTCGAGGCGCTGACCCGAGCCAAGGAAGCCGCGGAAGATGCCAGTCGGGCCAAGAGCGAATTTCTGGCCAATATGAGCCACGAGATCCGCACTCCGCTAAATGCCGTGATTGGAATGGCCGAACTGCTGCTCGATACCAAGCTCACTTCGACGCAGCGTGATTATCTGAAGATGATCCTCGAGTCAGGCGAATCACTTCTCTCGGTCATTAACGACATCCTCGACTTCTCCAAGATCGAAGCGGGCAAGCTTGATCTCATCGCCAAACCGTTCGACATTCGCGAAACGGTGGGGGACATGATGAAGCCGCTCGGTGTGCGTGCTGGGACCAATCATCTGGAGCTTACATGCCACTTCGACTCGGCCGTTCCAGCTGTCGTCGAAGGTGACGCACATCGACTCCGACAAATTGTGGTTAACCTGGTAGGCAACGCGATCAAGTTTACCGAAGTCGGGGAAATCGACTTTGATGTCTCCGTTGATTCAATCACGCCCGACAACGAAGCGATTCTCCACTTTCAGGTTCGCGACACCGGTATCGGGATCCCTGAAGGCAAGCTGCAAAAGATCTTTGAGGCATTCGAGCAAGCTGATAGCGGTTCAACGCGGCAGTACGGCGGCACCGGCCTTGGACTCGCCATTTGCGCTCGCTTAGTTGACCTAATGGATGGCCACATCTGGGTCGAAAGCACGCTCGGCCAAGGCAGCACGTTCCATTTCACCGGTCGCTTCCCGATCAAGGAAAGCAACTTATCGGCTCGGCCGGAGGGGACCAATCGGGTTCAAGGAACACGCGTGCTGATTGTGGATGATAACGCCACCAATCGCATCATTCTCGACGAGATCGTCCGCAGTTGGGGCATGCGTCCTTTGTTGGCGGCCGATGCCGACGAAGGGTTGATGTTGATGCAAGAAGCTCAAGCGGCAGGTGACCCATTCACCTTGCTTCTCACTGATTTTGAGATGCCGGGCAAGAACGGCTTAGAACTGATCCAGGCAATCCGAGACATCCCAGATCTTCGCGATACACTGATCACGGTGCTCAGTTCGTCCGAGCGTCCCACGACCCGTTCGCAGTGCGATGCCCTCGATGTAAGCGGTTTCCTGATGAAGCCGGTTAAACAGTCGGAATTGTTCGACGCAATCGTCGTTGCCTTGGGCGTCGAAATTCCGGAGCATGAAGCGCATGATCGGCATCTCGAAGACCACGAGAAGATCCGTCCTCTTAAAATCCTTCTTGCCGAAGACAACCTGGCCAATCAACGTCTGGCGATCGCCCTGCTGCAAAAGTGGGGACACAGTGTTACCTTGGCAGTGAATGGGAAAGAAGGCGTCGAAACTTGGCGGAACGGCGCGTTCGACTTGGTGATCATGGATGTACAAATGCCCGAGATGGATGGTCTTGAGGCAACGCGTCGGATTCGTAATCTGGAACGAATTCGTGGCGGGCACATTCCTATCGTGGCGATGACGGCACATGCTCTGACCGGCGACCGTGAGAAATGCCTTGAAGCAGGCATGGACGGCTACACTTCCAAGCCACTACGAATCCACGAGCTTTACGACACCATTGCAGGTTTCTTCGGGGAAAAGCCGCCTGCCCCGGCTGAAGCACAAGAGTCCATTATCTCCGAAGATGGTCGTGTTGATTGGACTCACGCCCTTCAATCTTGTGATGGGGACACCGACTTGCTCAAAGATCTACTGCAGATTTTTCTCGACGAGACCCCCCTTTTGCTGAACCGCCTAGACGAAACTATCGCGATCGAGGATTGCGATGCGACGTATCGGACCGCCCATACGATCACCGGCTCGCTACGCATTTTAGGGCCCACACCTGCCAACGAGGTTGTCCGAAAGCTAGAACAGGCCGCGACTTCCGGCACACTCGACGAGGCCCCGGCGTTACTTTCCGAGCTACGCCAGCGGTTGAAGGTCCTTTCCGAAAATGCGGCCGATATCATCACAGGAAAGCAATTTTTGCCCTAG
- a CDS encoding sialate O-acetylesterase, whose translation MKFPTVMGCLTVWMACVSLTFGQTDRENSSSPSLPPKEKFHLYLLVGQSNMAGRGKVTPEDQTKNPHVLMFDQEGQWVPAVDPLHFDKPKIAGVGLGRTFGLEIAKDNPEITIGLIPCAVGGSPIASWEPGAFDKATKTHPYDDTMKRAAAALPAGELKGILWHQGESDSSPEKSELYEEKLHELIARFRKELDAPEVPFIAGQMGQFQERPWNDAKKKVDQVHQDLPKDVPNTAFVSSDGLKHKGDNVHFDAESYRELGRRYAKAYRELQKANAKP comes from the coding sequence ATGAAATTCCCCACTGTAATGGGCTGTCTGACCGTGTGGATGGCTTGCGTTAGTCTGACGTTTGGTCAGACCGATCGTGAGAATTCTTCCTCCCCTTCCCTCCCCCCTAAAGAGAAATTCCATCTCTACCTTTTAGTCGGCCAATCGAACATGGCTGGCCGCGGGAAGGTGACACCGGAAGACCAAACCAAGAACCCGCATGTGCTAATGTTCGATCAAGAAGGCCAATGGGTTCCCGCCGTCGATCCGCTTCACTTTGATAAGCCCAAGATCGCGGGCGTCGGCTTAGGACGCACATTCGGACTGGAAATCGCCAAAGACAATCCAGAAATCACCATCGGCCTGATTCCATGTGCCGTAGGAGGCTCACCCATCGCAAGCTGGGAACCAGGAGCTTTCGATAAAGCTACTAAGACGCATCCTTACGACGACACCATGAAGCGCGCTGCGGCAGCACTTCCCGCCGGTGAATTGAAAGGCATCCTGTGGCACCAAGGGGAATCAGATTCTTCCCCGGAAAAGTCGGAGTTATACGAAGAAAAACTGCATGAGCTAATTGCTCGTTTTCGCAAGGAATTAGACGCTCCAGAAGTCCCCTTCATCGCGGGGCAAATGGGGCAGTTCCAAGAACGACCTTGGAACGATGCGAAGAAGAAGGTCGATCAAGTCCACCAAGACCTCCCGAAGGATGTGCCTAATACGGCATTCGTCTCTTCCGATGGATTGAAACACAAAGGCGACAACGTTCATTTCGATGCCGAGTCGTACCGAGAACTAGGTCGTCGCTACGCTAAAGCCTATCGAGAACTGCAAAAAGCGAACGCTAAACCTTAG